In Nicotiana tabacum cultivar K326 chromosome 17, ASM71507v2, whole genome shotgun sequence, one DNA window encodes the following:
- the LOC107832358 gene encoding patatin-like protein 2 isoform X2 — MADYFDYVAGTSIGGLVTAMLTTPNEKNRPLFRADEITEFYLKESPNIFPQDKAKPRFSFPGWDTVVNWVKDLYNKYVAPVYHSAETIVEWIEAMLFRPKYDGEYLHEKIKNLIGGRKLSQKLTNVVIPAFGIHEFQPVIFSSLQAKVDDSKDCLLADVCISTSAAPYYLPPYHFEVKSTKGTKIYNTVDGGVAANNPTLLAIREATQEMGRTSSSSNRAIDDVTFVILSLGTGSAKGALKFDVEDGKSWGLVNWFLGPGDSTPLIDVFESALSDMADIYTSMFLHGTQSNDTYLRIQIDGLKYEDTRTDNATEENLRNLVHIANDLLKRHVSSVNFETGFYEPISDKRKPVGKADWTNEMALVELAKRLSDQRKLRQKQKA, encoded by the exons TTACTGAATTCTATCTGAAGGAGAGCCCAAATATATTCCCGCAAGATAAAGCAAAGCCCCG GTTTAGCTTTCCTGGGTGGGACACTGTAGTTAATTGGGTTAAGGACCTTTACAACAAATATGTTGCCCCTGTATACCATAGTGCAGAAACAATTGTTGAATGGATCGAGGCCATGTTGTTTCGTCCTAAATATGATGGAGAGTATTTGCATGAGAAAATCAAGAATTTGATTGGAGGTCGAAAGCTTAGCCAAAAACTAACTAATGTTGTCATTCCTGCCTTTGGTATTCATGAGTTCCAGCCAGTTATCTTTTCATCTTTAcag GCGAAAGTGGACGACTCAAAGGATTGTCTACTAGCAGATGTTTGCATCTCTACATCTGCAGCACCATATTACCTTCCTCCTTATCATTTTGAAGTTAAGTCAACCAAAGGTACCAAAATATATAACACTGTCGACGGTGGTGTTGCGGCTAATAATCCT ACTTTGCTTGCAATACGAGAAGCTACACAAGAGATGGGGAGAACTTCCTCATCAAGTAACAGAGCTATAGATGATGTTACATTTGTTATACTTTCACTGGGCACTGGATCAGCAAAAGGGGCTCTAAAGTTTGATGTTGAAGATGGAAAGTCGTGGGGACTGGTCAATTGGTTTTTGGGGCCAGGAGATAGCACTCCCCTCATTGATGTTTTTGAGTCTGCCTTGAGTGATATGGCTGATATTTATACATCTATGTTCCTACATGGCACTCAATCAAATGATACTTACCTCAGGATTCAG ATTGATGGATTGAAGTATGAAGATACAAGGACTGACAATGCAACAGAAGAAAATCTCAGAAACTTGGTGCATATAGCAAATGACCTGTTGAAGCGCCATGTTTCTTCTGTCAACTTCGAAACTGGTTTTTATGAACCCATCTCAGACAAGCGCAAACCTGTAGGAAAAGCCGATTGGACCAACGAAATGGCTCTTGTTGA GTTGGCAAAAAGATTGTCAGATCAAAGAAAGCTCCGCCAAAAACAAAAGGCTTGA
- the LOC107832358 gene encoding patatin-like protein 2 isoform X3, with the protein MFSMFLNLFLYIRLCLFIVFTLHARRFSFPGWDTVVNWVKDLYNKYVAPVYHSAETIVEWIEAMLFRPKYDGEYLHEKIKNLIGGRKLSQKLTNVVIPAFGIHEFQPVIFSSLQAKVDDSKDCLLADVCISTSAAPYYLPPYHFEVKSTKGTKIYNTVDGGVAANNPTLLAIREATQEMGRTSSSSNRAIDDVTFVILSLGTGSAKGALKFDVEDGKSWGLVNWFLGPGDSTPLIDVFESALSDMADIYTSMFLHGTQSNDTYLRIQIDGLKYEDTRTDNATEENLRNLVHIANDLLKRHVSSVNFETGFYEPISDKRKPVGKADWTNEMALVELAKRLSDQRKLRQKQKA; encoded by the exons CTCTATATCCGCCTATGTTTATTTATCGTCTTCACTCTACATGCGCGCAGGTTTAGCTTTCCTGGGTGGGACACTGTAGTTAATTGGGTTAAGGACCTTTACAACAAATATGTTGCCCCTGTATACCATAGTGCAGAAACAATTGTTGAATGGATCGAGGCCATGTTGTTTCGTCCTAAATATGATGGAGAGTATTTGCATGAGAAAATCAAGAATTTGATTGGAGGTCGAAAGCTTAGCCAAAAACTAACTAATGTTGTCATTCCTGCCTTTGGTATTCATGAGTTCCAGCCAGTTATCTTTTCATCTTTAcag GCGAAAGTGGACGACTCAAAGGATTGTCTACTAGCAGATGTTTGCATCTCTACATCTGCAGCACCATATTACCTTCCTCCTTATCATTTTGAAGTTAAGTCAACCAAAGGTACCAAAATATATAACACTGTCGACGGTGGTGTTGCGGCTAATAATCCT ACTTTGCTTGCAATACGAGAAGCTACACAAGAGATGGGGAGAACTTCCTCATCAAGTAACAGAGCTATAGATGATGTTACATTTGTTATACTTTCACTGGGCACTGGATCAGCAAAAGGGGCTCTAAAGTTTGATGTTGAAGATGGAAAGTCGTGGGGACTGGTCAATTGGTTTTTGGGGCCAGGAGATAGCACTCCCCTCATTGATGTTTTTGAGTCTGCCTTGAGTGATATGGCTGATATTTATACATCTATGTTCCTACATGGCACTCAATCAAATGATACTTACCTCAGGATTCAG ATTGATGGATTGAAGTATGAAGATACAAGGACTGACAATGCAACAGAAGAAAATCTCAGAAACTTGGTGCATATAGCAAATGACCTGTTGAAGCGCCATGTTTCTTCTGTCAACTTCGAAACTGGTTTTTATGAACCCATCTCAGACAAGCGCAAACCTGTAGGAAAAGCCGATTGGACCAACGAAATGGCTCTTGTTGA GTTGGCAAAAAGATTGTCAGATCAAAGAAAGCTCCGCCAAAAACAAAAGGCTTGA